From one Paenibacillus sp. FSL K6-1330 genomic stretch:
- a CDS encoding DUF4163 domain-containing protein, which produces MNPKLRVCASLIATSVLLGGLGLSGQVIDASAAKAPVSDSQKSSKNEVVLKWNGKTLSQKGLVLHGVTYVPANALRDGLGMPLKYDAKNRTYTLGNGYNKLSAIVYASTEIGILVNGSYAGEPGGQIINGRLYVPFKTISEYMGVQGQWNPSLKTLSMTPKKQNDITIKSVALKKKIQGVDAVVNYPVISGLDNAEVQAEINKVLKENASGVITGAEGNAEEFPPSESNLSYEFSGDFVVHYNQNDILSITTYDYSYTGGAHGMTFRKSFTFSLKDGKQMKLGDFINMQGKNKQKLNNLVLNTMKKEGGYLGGFEGVPADADFYVKDNAAMLYFQLYEYTAYAYGFPEFELNLKEWK; this is translated from the coding sequence ATGAATCCTAAATTACGTGTATGTGCATCATTAATTGCAACTAGCGTCCTGCTTGGTGGTCTGGGTTTGAGCGGACAGGTCATCGATGCAAGCGCCGCTAAGGCGCCCGTTTCCGACAGCCAAAAATCGTCAAAGAATGAAGTTGTACTGAAATGGAATGGCAAGACCCTGTCACAGAAAGGTCTCGTGCTGCACGGGGTAACTTATGTACCGGCAAACGCTTTGCGGGACGGCCTGGGGATGCCTCTTAAATATGATGCAAAAAACCGTACGTATACACTGGGTAACGGTTATAACAAACTGAGTGCCATTGTATATGCTTCAACTGAAATCGGTATTCTGGTGAATGGTTCGTATGCCGGCGAGCCTGGCGGACAGATCATCAATGGTCGTCTGTATGTGCCATTCAAAACGATCAGCGAATATATGGGTGTTCAAGGACAATGGAATCCTTCCTTGAAAACACTCAGCATGACACCAAAGAAACAGAATGATATTACCATTAAATCGGTTGCGCTGAAGAAGAAGATTCAAGGCGTGGATGCCGTTGTGAATTATCCTGTAATCAGTGGACTCGATAATGCAGAGGTCCAAGCTGAAATCAACAAAGTTTTGAAAGAAAATGCTTCCGGCGTAATCACAGGTGCTGAAGGGAATGCTGAAGAATTCCCTCCTTCGGAATCCAATCTCTCCTACGAATTCAGTGGTGACTTTGTGGTTCATTACAACCAGAACGATATCCTGAGCATTACGACGTATGATTATTCTTATACCGGCGGCGCCCATGGGATGACCTTCCGTAAAAGCTTCACCTTCTCCTTGAAGGATGGCAAGCAAATGAAGCTGGGCGATTTCATCAACATGCAGGGCAAGAATAAACAGAAGCTGAACAACCTTGTGCTGAACACGATGAAAAAAGAAGGGGGCTACCTCGGCGGATTTGAGGGCGTGCCTGCGGATGCTGATTTTTATGTGAAGGATAATGCTGCGATGCTGTACTTCCAGCTTTATGAGTACACCGCGTATGCCTATGGATTCCCGGAATTTGAGCTGAACCTGAAAGAGTGGAAGTAA
- the clpP gene encoding ATP-dependent Clp endopeptidase proteolytic subunit ClpP — protein sequence MSFIPMVVEQSNRGERAYDIYSRLLKDRIIFLGSDVNDVVANSIIAQMLFLSAEDPEKDIHLYINSPGGSITAGMAIFDTMQFIKPDVSTICVGMAASMGAFLLNAGAKGKRYGLPNSEIMIHQPLGGAQGQATDIEIRARRILKMRDKLNRILSDRTGQPLERIEKDTDRDYFMTADEAKEYGLIDQVLENTPPQGL from the coding sequence GTGAGTTTTATACCTATGGTCGTTGAACAAAGCAACCGCGGTGAGCGGGCGTACGACATCTATTCCAGATTGCTGAAAGACCGCATTATCTTCCTCGGCTCCGACGTAAATGACGTGGTCGCCAATTCCATCATTGCCCAAATGCTGTTCTTGTCGGCTGAGGATCCTGAGAAGGATATTCATCTTTACATCAACAGTCCTGGCGGTTCCATTACCGCAGGTATGGCGATATTCGATACGATGCAGTTCATTAAGCCGGACGTTTCGACGATCTGTGTCGGCATGGCTGCTTCTATGGGTGCATTCCTGCTCAACGCAGGCGCTAAAGGCAAACGTTACGGTCTGCCTAACAGCGAGATTATGATTCACCAGCCGCTCGGCGGCGCACAGGGTCAAGCTACGGATATTGAGATCCGTGCTCGCCGCATTCTCAAAATGCGTGACAAGCTGAACCGCATCCTGTCTGATCGCACTGGCCAACCGCTGGAGCGCATCGAGAAGGATACCGATCGCGACTACTTCATGACGGCCGACGAAGCCAAAGAATATGGCCTGATCGATCAAGTATTAGAGAATACACCGCCGCAAGGCTTATAA
- a CDS encoding sugar-binding domain-containing protein: MRNLLEIQEQLLPDLMEILKRRYSILHQIKLSGIVGRRTLASSLSMTERVLRAETDLLKAQGLIEIETLGMRISSSGICLLEELEPVMNELFGLVELEEKIRQAYGLRKVVIIPGDSELSPEVKRELGRAGARTLLSFVKDGDTIAVTGGSTLAEVAEQMSSLPGGEPLTSTWFVPARGGLGESVEIQANTIASKMAKRVGAEYRLLHVPDLLGEDAYQSLVQDQHIQEIVDVIRRCRVIIHGIGDAMEMARRRKLDENSIQNLQADGAIAESFGYYFSEDGEVVHKMLTLGLRLEDIMQTETIIGIAGGQGKGKAIHAVLKFGHEDILVTDEAAALEVEKEIDAGI, from the coding sequence ATGCGTAACCTATTAGAAATACAAGAGCAGCTTCTGCCGGATCTGATGGAAATTCTTAAACGAAGATATTCCATCCTTCATCAGATCAAGCTGTCCGGAATTGTTGGCCGAAGAACATTGGCTTCATCACTCTCGATGACCGAGCGTGTCCTCAGAGCAGAGACTGATCTTCTGAAAGCGCAGGGGCTAATCGAGATTGAAACGCTTGGCATGCGGATCAGCAGCTCAGGGATATGCTTGCTGGAGGAACTCGAACCGGTTATGAATGAGTTATTCGGACTGGTTGAACTGGAAGAGAAGATTCGTCAGGCTTACGGGCTTCGTAAAGTGGTCATTATTCCCGGTGACAGTGAGTTATCTCCGGAAGTCAAACGCGAGCTTGGCCGTGCCGGAGCAAGAACGCTGCTAAGCTTTGTAAAGGATGGAGATACGATCGCCGTAACAGGCGGCTCCACGCTCGCCGAAGTAGCAGAGCAGATGTCCTCTTTACCTGGTGGCGAACCGCTGACAAGCACTTGGTTTGTGCCTGCCCGGGGCGGTCTCGGGGAGAGTGTCGAGATTCAAGCGAACACCATTGCCTCCAAGATGGCAAAGCGTGTGGGGGCTGAGTACCGATTACTTCATGTACCAGATCTGCTAGGCGAAGATGCCTACCAGTCTTTGGTGCAAGATCAGCATATCCAGGAAATTGTGGATGTGATCAGGCGCTGCCGAGTCATTATTCACGGCATCGGAGATGCCATGGAAATGGCAAGAAGGCGGAAGCTGGATGAAAACTCTATTCAGAACTTGCAGGCAGATGGCGCGATTGCGGAATCCTTTGGCTACTACTTTAGTGAAGATGGTGAAGTTGTCCACAAAATGCTTACCCTTGGGCTTCGGCTTGAGGATATTATGCAGACAGAGACGATCATCGGCATTGCTGGAGGGCAAGGCAAGGGCAAGGCGATTCACGCGGTGCTAAAATTCGGACATGAGGATATTCTCGTTACCGATGAAGCAGCTGCACTGGAAGTCGAGAAGGAGATTGACGCCGGTATTTGA
- the gap gene encoding type I glyceraldehyde-3-phosphate dehydrogenase produces MVKVGINGFGRIGRNVFRAALNNSEVEIVAINDLTDVKTLAHLLKYDTTHGRLNATVEAKEGALVVNGREVKVFAERNPEALPWAEYGVEIVVESTGIFTAKDKASAHLKGGAKKVIISAPATDEDITIVMGVNEDKYDAANHTVISNASCTTNCLAPFAKVLDEKFGIVKGMMTTVHSYTNDQQVLDLPHKDLRRARAAAENIIPSTTGAAKAVSLVLPQLKGKLNGMAMRVPTKNVSVTDLVVELSKNVTLEDVNGALKAAAEGPLKGILNYSEEPLVSSDYNGDPASSTIDSLSTMVVGDNMVKVVSWYDNEWGYSNRVVDLAAYIASKGL; encoded by the coding sequence ATGGTTAAAGTAGGTATTAACGGTTTTGGACGTATTGGACGTAACGTGTTCCGCGCTGCGCTGAACAACAGCGAAGTTGAAATCGTGGCAATCAACGATTTGACGGACGTAAAAACGCTGGCACACCTTTTGAAATATGACACAACTCACGGAAGACTTAATGCAACAGTTGAAGCTAAAGAAGGCGCACTCGTTGTAAACGGCCGTGAAGTGAAAGTATTCGCTGAGCGTAACCCAGAAGCATTGCCTTGGGCTGAGTATGGCGTTGAAATCGTTGTAGAATCCACTGGTATTTTCACAGCGAAAGACAAAGCTTCCGCTCACTTGAAAGGCGGCGCTAAGAAAGTTATCATCTCCGCTCCAGCAACTGACGAAGATATCACCATCGTTATGGGCGTTAACGAAGACAAATACGATGCAGCTAACCATACTGTAATCTCCAACGCTTCTTGTACAACCAACTGCTTGGCTCCTTTTGCTAAAGTTCTTGACGAGAAGTTCGGTATCGTTAAAGGTATGATGACTACGGTTCACTCCTACACGAATGACCAGCAAGTGCTTGATCTTCCGCACAAAGATCTGCGTCGTGCTCGTGCAGCTGCTGAAAACATCATTCCATCCACAACAGGTGCTGCTAAAGCGGTTAGCCTCGTTCTGCCACAATTGAAAGGTAAATTGAACGGTATGGCTATGCGTGTACCTACGAAGAACGTTTCTGTAACGGACCTCGTAGTTGAGCTGTCCAAAAACGTAACACTTGAAGATGTAAACGGAGCTCTGAAAGCAGCTGCTGAAGGCCCGCTCAAAGGCATCTTGAACTACTCCGAAGAGCCGCTTGTATCCAGCGACTACAATGGCGACCCAGCTTCTTCCACTATCGATTCGCTCTCCACTATGGTAGTTGGCGACAACATGGTGAAAGTTGTTTCTTGGTATGACAACGAGTGGGGCTACTCCAACCGTGTCGTTGACCTCGCTGCTTACATCGCAAGCAAAGGTCTGTAA
- a CDS encoding phosphoglycerate kinase has protein sequence MNKKSVRDVEVSGKRVFVRVDFNVPLEDGKITDDTRIRETLPTIKYLVEQGAKVILASHMGRPKGEVVESLRLTPASQRLSELLGKPVAKADEAVGEAVKAQIEKLQNGDVLVLENVRFYPGEEKNDPELAKQFAELADLFVNDAFGAAHRAHASTEGIAHHLPAVSGLLMEKELSVLGKALSNPDRPFTAIIGGSKVKDKIDVIDNLLTLADNVIIGGGLAYTFFKAQGHEIGQSLLDKDKLDVALGFIEKAKELGKNFYLPEDIVVTDEFSADANTKIVDIDGIPADWEGVDIGPKTRAKYAEVIKNSKLVVWNGPMGVFEIAPFSNGTREVAQACADTEAYTIIGGGDSAAAAEKFGLADKMNHISTGGGASLEFMEGKALPGVVALNDK, from the coding sequence ATGAACAAGAAAAGTGTACGTGATGTAGAAGTAAGTGGCAAACGGGTGTTTGTCCGCGTCGATTTCAATGTACCGCTCGAAGATGGTAAAATTACAGACGACACTCGTATTCGCGAGACTTTGCCGACCATTAAATATTTGGTAGAGCAAGGAGCGAAAGTCATCCTGGCCAGCCACATGGGCCGTCCAAAAGGAGAGGTCGTTGAATCTTTGCGCCTGACTCCGGCAAGTCAGCGTCTGTCCGAGCTGCTCGGTAAACCGGTAGCCAAGGCGGATGAAGCGGTAGGAGAAGCGGTTAAAGCGCAGATAGAGAAGCTGCAAAACGGCGATGTGCTCGTGCTTGAAAATGTTCGTTTTTACCCTGGTGAAGAGAAGAATGATCCGGAACTTGCGAAGCAATTCGCTGAGCTTGCTGATCTGTTCGTGAATGACGCGTTTGGTGCTGCTCACCGTGCGCACGCTTCGACAGAAGGTATCGCTCATCATCTCCCGGCAGTATCAGGATTGTTGATGGAGAAAGAGCTGTCCGTTCTCGGCAAAGCCCTTTCGAATCCGGACCGTCCTTTTACCGCCATCATCGGTGGATCGAAGGTTAAGGACAAAATCGACGTGATCGACAACCTGCTTACGCTTGCTGACAATGTCATCATCGGCGGTGGACTTGCTTACACGTTCTTCAAAGCTCAAGGCCATGAAATCGGTCAATCTCTGCTTGATAAAGATAAGCTTGATGTTGCACTTGGTTTCATCGAGAAAGCTAAAGAGCTGGGCAAAAACTTCTACCTGCCGGAAGATATCGTCGTTACGGACGAGTTCAGTGCAGATGCGAATACTAAGATCGTTGATATCGACGGCATTCCTGCCGATTGGGAAGGCGTTGACATCGGTCCTAAGACTCGCGCCAAGTATGCAGAAGTGATCAAGAACTCCAAACTTGTCGTGTGGAACGGTCCTATGGGCGTATTCGAAATCGCTCCGTTCAGCAACGGTACTCGTGAAGTGGCACAAGCCTGTGCGGATACGGAAGCTTACACGATTATCGGCGGCGGCGACTCGGCTGCAGCTGCGGAGAAATTCGGCCTTGCCGACAAGATGAATCACATCTCGACAGGCGGCGGTGCATCTCTTGAGTTCATGGAAGGCAAAGCACTTCCTGGTGTTGTGGCATTGAACGATAAATAG
- the tpiA gene encoding triose-phosphate isomerase, with protein MRTPIIAGNWKMFKTVPEATSFIEDVKGKAEVEGVESVICAPFTNLPALVEAAKGTNIKIGAQNLHFEDNGAFTGEISGLMLKDLGVDYVIIGHSERRQYFAETDEIVNKKVHAAFRHGLLPIVCVGEKLEEREAGQTKDVCKVQTEAAFAGVPADQAIHVVIAYEPIWAIGTGKSSTAEDANEVIAYIRELVKGLYGETVADQVRIQYGGSVKPENVAEYMGQSDIDGALVGGASLQPASYIALVEGAK; from the coding sequence GTGAGAACACCTATCATAGCTGGTAATTGGAAAATGTTCAAAACTGTTCCGGAAGCAACTTCATTTATTGAAGATGTGAAAGGCAAAGCGGAAGTAGAAGGCGTGGAAAGCGTGATCTGCGCGCCATTTACCAATCTTCCTGCATTGGTTGAAGCGGCCAAGGGCACGAACATCAAAATCGGTGCACAAAACCTTCATTTTGAAGATAATGGCGCCTTTACTGGTGAAATCAGCGGTTTGATGCTGAAAGATTTGGGCGTGGACTATGTCATTATTGGACATTCCGAGCGTCGTCAGTACTTTGCTGAAACGGATGAGATCGTGAACAAAAAGGTACATGCGGCATTCCGTCATGGTCTTCTTCCAATCGTATGCGTTGGCGAAAAGCTGGAAGAACGCGAAGCTGGCCAAACCAAAGACGTGTGCAAGGTACAAACAGAAGCTGCGTTCGCAGGTGTTCCGGCTGATCAAGCGATTCATGTTGTTATTGCTTATGAGCCAATCTGGGCGATCGGAACGGGCAAATCCTCTACGGCAGAGGACGCGAACGAAGTTATCGCATACATCCGTGAACTCGTTAAAGGGCTGTATGGTGAAACCGTTGCAGACCAAGTTCGCATTCAATACGGCGGTAGCGTGAAGCCTGAAAATGTAGCGGAGTATATGGGACAAAGTGACATCGACGGCGCGCTCGTTGGTGGTGCAAGTCTACAACCGGCTTCCTACATCGCACTCGTTGAGGGGGCGAAGTAA
- the gpmI gene encoding 2,3-bisphosphoglycerate-independent phosphoglycerate mutase: MSAPKPVALIIMDGFGLRNTEVGNAVAQANKPNYDRYLKQYPNTTLTACGEAVGLPEGQMGNSEVGHLNIGAGRIVYQDLTRITKSIREGEFFENETLVEAVRAAKNNNKKLHLYGLVSDGGVHSHIEHMFAMLDLCKKEDFHDVYIHGFMDGRDVAPDSGKQFVKDLIAKIEEVGVGQIATLSGRYYAMDRDKRWDRVEKAYRAMVYGEGPKYTDPLKAITESYEKSVYDEFVEPTVMVNGEGEPVSLVESGDSVIFLNYRPDRAIQLSQVFTNNDFRGFERGPKFPQNLHFVCLTLFSETVEGFVAYKPKNLDNTLGEVLVQHNKKQLRIAETEKYPHVTFFFSGGRDVELPGETRVLINSPKVATYDLKPEMSAYEVADACVREIEADKHDAIILNFANPDMVGHSGMLEPTIKAVETTDECVGKVVEAVLAKGGVVLITADHGNADMVFDENGRPFTAHTTNPVPFIVTDENVTLREGGILADIAPTILDLMGLPKPDEMTGTSMIAARK; encoded by the coding sequence ATGTCTGCTCCAAAACCTGTAGCTCTGATCATCATGGACGGTTTCGGTCTTCGGAACACCGAGGTGGGCAATGCGGTCGCACAAGCGAACAAGCCTAACTACGACCGGTATTTGAAGCAGTACCCGAACACCACGTTGACCGCTTGCGGTGAAGCCGTAGGCTTGCCGGAAGGTCAAATGGGGAACTCCGAAGTGGGTCACTTGAACATCGGCGCAGGCCGGATTGTGTATCAGGACTTGACCCGTATCACGAAGTCGATTCGTGAAGGAGAGTTCTTCGAGAACGAAACGTTGGTGGAAGCCGTTCGCGCTGCCAAGAACAACAACAAGAAGCTGCATCTGTACGGACTGGTATCCGACGGCGGCGTTCACAGTCATATTGAGCATATGTTCGCCATGCTGGATCTTTGCAAAAAGGAAGATTTCCATGACGTATACATCCATGGCTTCATGGATGGACGCGACGTGGCACCGGACAGCGGCAAGCAGTTCGTTAAGGATCTGATTGCGAAGATTGAAGAAGTGGGCGTTGGCCAAATCGCTACGCTTTCCGGTCGTTATTATGCGATGGACCGCGACAAGCGTTGGGATCGTGTCGAGAAAGCTTACCGTGCCATGGTGTATGGCGAAGGACCTAAATATACGGATCCGCTGAAAGCCATCACTGAATCTTACGAGAAATCGGTTTACGATGAATTCGTTGAACCGACCGTAATGGTGAATGGTGAAGGCGAGCCGGTTAGTCTGGTGGAGAGCGGAGATTCCGTCATCTTCCTGAACTACCGTCCTGACCGTGCGATTCAGCTGTCCCAGGTGTTTACGAATAATGATTTCCGTGGCTTTGAACGTGGACCGAAGTTCCCGCAAAACTTGCATTTTGTCTGCTTGACGCTGTTCAGCGAGACGGTGGAAGGCTTCGTCGCCTACAAACCGAAGAATCTCGACAACACGCTAGGCGAAGTGCTGGTTCAGCACAACAAGAAGCAGCTTCGTATTGCGGAAACCGAAAAGTATCCACACGTCACGTTCTTCTTCAGCGGTGGACGCGATGTTGAGCTTCCAGGCGAAACACGCGTACTGATCAACTCGCCGAAAGTGGCGACGTACGATCTGAAACCGGAGATGAGCGCTTATGAAGTGGCGGATGCTTGTGTGAGAGAAATCGAAGCGGATAAGCATGATGCGATTATTTTGAACTTCGCGAACCCGGACATGGTAGGCCATTCCGGTATGCTGGAGCCGACGATTAAAGCCGTTGAGACGACGGATGAGTGTGTCGGTAAGGTCGTTGAGGCTGTTTTAGCAAAAGGCGGGGTTGTTCTGATCACCGCTGACCACGGAAATGCGGACATGGTATTTGATGAGAATGGACGTCCATTCACCGCCCATACCACGAACCCGGTTCCGTTCATCGTAACGGATGAGAATGTAACGCTGCGTGAAGGCGGTATTCTCGCCGACATCGCGCCAACGATTCTCGATCTGATGGGGCTGCCGAAGCCGGACGAAATGACGGGAACCTCCATGATTGCAGCACGTAAATAA
- the eno gene encoding phosphopyruvate hydratase: protein MTIISDVYAREVLDSRGNPTVEVEVYLESGAIGRAIVPSGASTGVHEAVELRDDDKSRYLGKGVLKAVENVNEIIAPEVIGMDALDQLGIDKLMIALDGTPNKGKLGANAILAVSMAVARAAADALDLPLYVYLGGFNAKQLPVPMMNIVNGGAHADNNVDVQEFMVLPVGAPSFKEALRMGAEIFHNLKSVLKGKGLNTAVGDEGGFAPNFTSNEDALSSIIEAIEKAGYKPGEDVLLGMDVASTEFFKDGKYVLEGEGKSFTPAEFVDLLASWVDKYPIVTIEDGCSEDDWEGWKLLTEKLGNKIQLVGDDLFVTNTERLEKGINEGIGNSILIKVNQIGTLTETFDAIEMAKRAGYTAVISHRSGESEDSTIADIAVATNAGQIKTGAPSRTDRVAKYNQLLRIEDQLGELAQYNGLKSFYNLKRK from the coding sequence ATGACTATTATTTCTGATGTATATGCACGCGAAGTCCTTGACTCCCGCGGCAATCCAACCGTAGAGGTTGAAGTATACCTGGAATCCGGTGCAATCGGTCGCGCGATCGTTCCATCCGGTGCTTCCACTGGCGTTCACGAAGCCGTTGAGCTTCGCGACGACGACAAATCCCGTTACCTGGGCAAAGGCGTTCTGAAAGCCGTTGAGAACGTGAACGAAATTATCGCTCCTGAAGTGATCGGCATGGACGCTCTGGACCAGCTCGGCATCGACAAGCTGATGATCGCTTTGGACGGTACGCCAAACAAAGGCAAACTGGGCGCGAACGCAATTCTGGCCGTATCCATGGCTGTAGCTCGCGCTGCTGCTGATGCATTGGATCTTCCATTGTACGTTTACCTTGGCGGATTCAACGCCAAACAACTTCCAGTACCTATGATGAACATCGTGAACGGTGGCGCTCACGCGGACAACAACGTTGACGTTCAAGAGTTCATGGTATTGCCTGTTGGCGCTCCTAGCTTCAAAGAAGCGCTTCGCATGGGTGCTGAAATCTTCCACAACTTGAAATCCGTTCTGAAGGGCAAAGGCCTGAACACGGCGGTTGGTGACGAAGGCGGCTTCGCTCCTAACTTCACATCCAACGAAGATGCACTGTCTTCCATCATCGAAGCGATCGAAAAAGCCGGCTACAAGCCAGGCGAAGATGTATTGCTGGGTATGGACGTTGCTTCCACCGAGTTCTTCAAAGATGGCAAGTATGTTCTGGAAGGCGAAGGCAAATCCTTCACGCCGGCAGAATTCGTGGACTTGCTCGCTTCTTGGGTAGACAAATACCCGATCGTAACCATCGAAGACGGATGCTCCGAGGACGATTGGGAAGGTTGGAAATTGCTCACCGAGAAATTGGGTAACAAAATTCAACTCGTGGGTGACGACCTGTTCGTTACCAACACCGAGCGTCTGGAAAAAGGTATCAACGAAGGCATCGGTAACTCCATCCTGATCAAAGTTAACCAAATCGGTACATTGACTGAAACATTCGATGCGATCGAAATGGCAAAACGCGCAGGATACACGGCTGTAATCTCCCACCGTTCCGGTGAGTCCGAGGACAGCACGATCGCTGATATCGCAGTAGCTACGAACGCAGGTCAGATCAAAACGGGTGCTCCTTCCCGTACAGACCGTGTGGCAAAATACAACCAATTGCTTCGCATCGAAGATCAATTGGGTGAACTTGCTCAATACAACGGCTTGAAGTCGTTCTACAACTTGAAGCGCAAATAA
- a CDS encoding S-layer homology domain-containing protein, with the protein MTRSLQRSRKWPIFPAAMLVAAVLWAPDAHAADVQQLTGERTKQDILNKWQQFKPMDTGTSYMGPERIYMESPSVAVPYKAGTIKPEYIEDGIRAVNFVRYLSGLPDDVTANPSLAGQQQATALVNALHQKLNHYPTMPAGMDDSLYASAKEGARTSNLYGGSPTFYDNVLGYMADSGATNIDRVGHRRWIINPEMKQTMFGMVHTSNNVAYASMYAMDKGRAASEVQYDYISWPSAGYFPEEVFKTNDPWSVSLNPQKYDRTRTDQIQVKLTRVRDGKEWSFDKSDNDKSGKYFNVQTSYYGVPFAVIFRPDSIGDFAPDDAFTVQITGLYTASGSTAQVELTTTFFKMMPGLLARYDIQLQKGQTLQMGLTGGLQTSGNTFKSGDNRIVEIDANGKVKAVGKGSTWISANDYLGARSLVYVNVNDGPANGKVSNWAQADYMKAKANGIIGWSFDRSYQQPITRVEFTEMAVHMIETMLGQDLYMDVSGVKTPFKDVDDWTVTWASQNGIINGTSPQSFSPRATITREQAAALILQVYAKTNELKGRPASTGSAAASLFADDSNISPWAKEQVYQAINLSLMNGMAKNQFNPKGELTFEQTYVLLLNCFEMLMEK; encoded by the coding sequence ATGACACGATCACTCCAACGATCGAGAAAATGGCCGATTTTTCCTGCGGCTATGCTCGTCGCAGCAGTCTTATGGGCCCCCGATGCCCATGCAGCTGACGTTCAGCAGCTGACGGGAGAACGGACGAAGCAGGATATCCTGAATAAATGGCAGCAGTTCAAACCGATGGATACTGGCACATCCTATATGGGGCCTGAACGAATTTACATGGAATCGCCAAGCGTCGCCGTACCCTATAAGGCAGGGACGATAAAACCGGAATATATCGAGGACGGCATTCGGGCCGTCAACTTTGTAAGATACCTATCCGGCCTGCCGGATGACGTGACAGCCAACCCTTCGCTTGCAGGGCAGCAGCAGGCGACAGCGCTTGTGAACGCCCTGCATCAAAAGCTGAACCATTATCCAACCATGCCGGCGGGCATGGACGATTCGCTGTACGCTTCAGCGAAGGAAGGCGCGAGGACAAGCAACCTTTACGGCGGCAGCCCGACCTTTTATGACAATGTCCTTGGTTATATGGCGGATAGCGGGGCTACGAATATCGACCGCGTCGGACACCGCCGGTGGATTATCAATCCGGAGATGAAACAGACCATGTTCGGAATGGTACATACATCCAACAACGTTGCCTATGCGTCGATGTACGCGATGGACAAGGGCCGCGCAGCTTCCGAAGTTCAATATGATTACATCTCCTGGCCGTCTGCAGGATATTTTCCGGAAGAGGTTTTTAAGACAAACGATCCATGGTCGGTGTCGTTGAACCCGCAAAAGTATGACCGGACCAGAACGGATCAGATTCAAGTGAAATTGACCCGTGTGAGGGACGGGAAAGAGTGGAGCTTTGACAAGAGCGACAACGATAAATCGGGCAAATATTTCAATGTGCAGACCAGCTATTACGGCGTGCCGTTTGCCGTCATTTTTAGGCCTGACAGCATAGGCGATTTTGCGCCGGACGATGCCTTCACCGTTCAGATCACGGGGCTATATACCGCTTCCGGAAGCACGGCACAGGTTGAGCTCACCACGACGTTTTTCAAAATGATGCCTGGTTTATTGGCCCGCTACGATATTCAGCTCCAAAAGGGGCAAACCCTTCAAATGGGCCTCACTGGCGGACTTCAGACCAGTGGCAATACGTTCAAGAGCGGAGATAACCGGATCGTTGAGATAGATGCAAACGGCAAGGTCAAAGCCGTAGGCAAGGGATCGACATGGATCTCTGCCAATGATTATCTGGGGGCGAGAAGCCTGGTCTACGTTAACGTGAATGATGGTCCGGCTAATGGCAAAGTGAGCAACTGGGCTCAAGCGGATTACATGAAGGCAAAAGCGAATGGCATTATCGGCTGGTCGTTTGACCGATCCTACCAGCAGCCGATCACCAGAGTGGAGTTTACGGAGATGGCGGTACATATGATCGAAACCATGCTGGGACAGGATCTTTATATGGATGTCTCTGGCGTTAAGACCCCATTTAAGGACGTCGATGATTGGACCGTGACGTGGGCAAGCCAAAACGGCATCATCAACGGCACATCGCCGCAATCCTTCTCGCCGCGAGCGACCATCACCAGAGAACAGGCTGCCGCGCTGATCCTTCAGGTGTATGCCAAGACAAATGAATTGAAAGGCAGACCGGCGTCAACCGGATCAGCTGCGGCTTCGCTGTTCGCGGACGATAGCAACATCTCGCCATGGGCGAAGGAACAAGTATACCAAGCGATAAACCTCTCTTTAATGAACGGCATGGCCAAGAATCAGTTCAACCCGAAAGGCGAGCTCACCTTCGAGCAGACGTATGTGCTGCTGTTAAATTGCTTTGAAATGCTGATGGAAAAGTAA